From a single Serratia surfactantfaciens genomic region:
- a CDS encoding helix-turn-helix domain-containing protein yields MQKITPIGLLSAAIRRERERLNLSVTELAKRAGIAKSTLSQLEAGSGNPSLETLWALAMALDVPVSRLISQPSRQVQVIRAHEGTPALSEQGNYAATLLATCPPGAQRDIYRLRVQPGEVKLSRPHPPGTVEHVIISSGRARLGPADQPLELSAGDYISYSADREHVFEALEPETTAVMLIEQG; encoded by the coding sequence ATGCAGAAAATTACGCCTATCGGCCTGCTGTCGGCGGCGATCCGCCGCGAGCGGGAGCGGTTAAATCTGTCGGTGACCGAACTGGCAAAACGCGCGGGCATCGCCAAGTCCACGCTGTCGCAGCTCGAAGCCGGCAGCGGCAACCCCAGCCTGGAAACGCTGTGGGCGCTGGCGATGGCGCTGGACGTGCCGGTCAGCCGGTTGATTTCGCAGCCGAGCAGGCAGGTGCAAGTGATCCGCGCCCATGAGGGAACGCCGGCGCTGTCGGAGCAGGGCAACTACGCCGCCACGCTGTTGGCGACTTGCCCACCGGGGGCGCAACGCGATATTTATCGGCTGCGGGTGCAGCCCGGCGAAGTGAAACTCTCCCGGCCGCATCCCCCCGGCACCGTTGAGCATGTGATCATCAGCAGCGGGCGCGCGCGCCTGGGGCCGGCGGATCAGCCGCTGGAGCTGAGCGCCGGCGATTACATCAGCTACTCGGCCGATCGCGAACATGTATTCGAAGCGCTGGAGCCGGAGACCACCGCCGTGATGCTGATCGAACAGGGCTAA
- a CDS encoding agmatine deiminase family protein gives MSSRRTFIKQLSAVAGVGLTASLGFPLRGHAQAALNPARRMPDEGEPQLRAFLAFGAQKAIWGGFTADVQAAQGRIARAIAEFQPLTVFCRAHERQLAEATCGSQNVSYVVTELDDIWMRDIGANFVVNDAGALGAVDFNFNGWGNKQRHAKDARLAAFAAKKYGVAQPRRSALVGEGGGIEVDGRGTGIMTESSWVNANRNPGWNRDRVEQELKAMLGLRKIIWLPGIKGRDITDAHVDFYARFVRPGVVVANLDTDPDSYDHAVTQAHLAILKQATDADGRKLQVHTLSPPLAPRDSRFSRNNPDFAAGYINYFVINGAVIAPEFGDPQADKAAFELLTALYPQRKVVQLEIDAIAAGGGGIHCVTSQLPKHDA, from the coding sequence ATGTCATCGCGTCGCACCTTCATCAAGCAGCTTTCGGCAGTGGCCGGCGTCGGCTTGACGGCATCGTTGGGCTTTCCATTACGCGGTCACGCACAAGCTGCGCTTAATCCGGCCAGGCGGATGCCCGACGAAGGGGAACCTCAGCTGCGGGCGTTTCTCGCCTTCGGCGCCCAGAAGGCCATCTGGGGCGGATTCACGGCGGATGTACAGGCGGCGCAGGGGCGCATCGCCCGTGCCATCGCCGAGTTTCAGCCGCTGACGGTATTTTGCCGCGCGCACGAACGGCAGCTGGCGGAGGCCACCTGCGGCAGCCAGAACGTCAGCTATGTCGTCACCGAGCTGGATGACATCTGGATGCGTGACATTGGCGCCAATTTCGTCGTTAACGACGCCGGTGCGCTGGGCGCGGTGGATTTCAACTTCAACGGTTGGGGCAATAAACAGCGGCATGCCAAGGATGCGCGTCTGGCGGCGTTCGCCGCCAAAAAATACGGCGTCGCTCAACCGCGCCGCAGCGCACTGGTGGGCGAAGGCGGCGGTATTGAGGTGGATGGGCGCGGCACCGGCATCATGACCGAGAGCAGTTGGGTGAATGCAAACCGTAATCCAGGCTGGAACCGCGATCGGGTGGAGCAGGAGCTGAAGGCGATGCTCGGCCTGCGTAAAATTATCTGGTTGCCGGGGATCAAAGGCCGGGACATTACCGACGCCCACGTCGATTTTTACGCTCGCTTCGTGCGGCCGGGCGTGGTGGTGGCCAACCTGGATACCGATCCGGATTCTTATGATCATGCGGTCACCCAGGCGCATCTGGCGATCCTCAAGCAGGCGACCGACGCCGACGGCCGCAAGCTGCAGGTGCATACGCTTTCGCCGCCGCTGGCGCCGCGCGACAGTCGTTTCAGCCGCAACAATCCCGATTTTGCGGCGGGCTACATCAATTACTTCGTCATCAACGGCGCGGTGATCGCCCCTGAGTTTGGCGATCCGCAGGCGGATAAAGCGGCGTTTGAGCTGCTGACGGCGCTCTATCCGCAGCGCAAAGTGGTGCAGCTGGAGATCGACGCCATCGCCGCCGGCGGGGGCGGCATTCACTGTGTGACCAGCCAGTTGCCGAAACACGACGCGTGA
- a CDS encoding DUF3857 domain-containing protein, producing MKIAIPSILLLAGLTATHPATVLAVAAPAAAEQGQNDTANNDFSFVRYRADYRVNANATNVKTESYEVLLKTKAAIEKFSQIRLSYSEKMETLEVVAAYTLTADGQRHDVAPDRIYTQESYSSATAPLYADRKVRVIVFSNLAPGSRVVYELRRTQNTPYFPDYFGLWETFSVFDQFDDAEVTLQAPAKLPMHIFTRGVAGGDQPQIRGGQAHWRWHYSRSAPMKAQNWAADSWTFSPTIMASTYRDWPQLAKAYQLKAGAAAKVTPGIQALADNITAGISDRRQQAEALYRWVAQNIRYVAVYLGNGGLEPNSAQSILDNHYGDCKDHVVILEALLAAKGIESSPVLIGMDEGPILPKVPLLSRFNHAITYVPEFKLYLDSTNPWARFGQLPEGDLGAPVLLTRDAKLARTPGSDEQPVKSALSVDFVFDKAGNLQGETECRLSEVEEIDLRGYFSQINRQNRAQAEASIMSASGIDGSGEVAMNSDPLDLKKQFGYRFRFKADDYVDFGVVGGMTLPNPPGGKSFRTLYTTTAAPGNETPFYCSAQRYDETYRLQLPANVPIIAIPQDRQFRNAAGDYRVEWRRDGQQVIVNHRLQVNAIRGKEALCQAQDYPAFRELFQQVRRGFRGQVVYGELANGK from the coding sequence ATGAAAATCGCTATTCCTTCCATACTGTTACTCGCCGGTTTGACGGCGACGCACCCGGCCACCGTGTTGGCGGTTGCCGCGCCTGCGGCGGCAGAGCAAGGCCAGAACGACACGGCCAACAATGATTTCAGCTTCGTGCGCTATCGCGCGGATTACCGCGTCAACGCCAACGCCACCAACGTGAAAACGGAAAGCTACGAGGTGCTGCTAAAGACCAAGGCGGCGATCGAGAAATTCAGCCAGATTCGCCTGAGCTACAGCGAAAAAATGGAAACGCTCGAGGTGGTCGCCGCCTATACGCTGACCGCCGACGGCCAACGCCACGATGTGGCGCCCGACCGCATCTATACCCAGGAGAGCTACTCCAGCGCCACGGCGCCGCTGTACGCCGATCGCAAGGTGCGCGTCATCGTGTTTTCCAACCTGGCGCCGGGCTCGCGCGTGGTGTATGAGCTGCGCCGCACGCAAAACACGCCGTATTTTCCCGACTATTTCGGCCTGTGGGAAACGTTCAGCGTCTTCGATCAGTTCGACGACGCCGAAGTGACCCTGCAGGCGCCGGCCAAGCTGCCGATGCATATTTTCACCCGCGGCGTGGCGGGTGGCGACCAGCCGCAGATCCGCGGCGGACAGGCGCACTGGCGCTGGCATTATTCGCGCAGCGCGCCGATGAAGGCGCAAAACTGGGCGGCGGACAGCTGGACCTTCAGCCCGACCATCATGGCCAGCACCTACCGCGATTGGCCGCAGTTGGCCAAGGCCTACCAGCTGAAGGCCGGCGCGGCGGCGAAGGTGACGCCGGGCATTCAGGCGCTGGCGGACAACATCACCGCCGGCATCAGCGATCGGCGCCAGCAGGCGGAGGCGCTCTATCGCTGGGTGGCGCAAAACATTCGCTATGTGGCGGTGTATCTGGGCAACGGTGGGCTGGAGCCGAATTCGGCGCAGAGCATTCTCGATAACCACTACGGCGACTGTAAGGATCACGTGGTGATCCTGGAAGCGTTGCTCGCCGCCAAGGGCATCGAAAGCTCGCCGGTGCTGATCGGCATGGACGAAGGCCCGATACTGCCTAAAGTGCCGCTGCTCAGCCGCTTTAATCACGCCATCACCTACGTGCCCGAGTTCAAACTGTACCTGGACTCCACCAACCCTTGGGCGCGGTTCGGCCAGCTGCCGGAAGGCGACCTGGGCGCGCCGGTGCTGCTGACGCGCGACGCCAAACTGGCGCGCACGCCGGGCAGCGACGAGCAACCGGTCAAGAGCGCGTTGAGCGTCGATTTCGTGTTCGACAAGGCTGGCAACCTGCAGGGGGAGACCGAGTGTCGGCTAAGCGAAGTGGAAGAGATTGACCTTCGGGGCTACTTTTCGCAGATCAACCGGCAGAACCGGGCGCAGGCCGAAGCGTCAATCATGTCCGCATCCGGCATCGACGGCAGCGGCGAGGTGGCGATGAACAGCGATCCGTTGGATCTCAAGAAACAGTTCGGTTACCGCTTCCGCTTCAAGGCGGACGACTACGTCGATTTCGGCGTGGTGGGCGGCATGACCTTGCCCAATCCGCCCGGCGGCAAATCGTTCCGCACGCTGTATACCACCACGGCGGCGCCGGGCAACGAAACCCCGTTCTACTGCAGCGCGCAGCGCTACGACGAAACCTACCGCCTGCAGCTGCCGGCCAACGTGCCGATCATCGCCATTCCGCAAGACAGGCAGTTCCGCAATGCGGCGGGCGACTATCGCGTCGAGTGGCGCCGCGACGGGCAGCAGGTGATCGTCAATCACCGCCTGCAGGTAAACGCCATTCGCGGCAAGGAAGCGCTGTGCCAGGCGCAGGATTACCCGGCGTTCCGCGAGCTGTTCCAGCAGGTGCGGCGCGGTTTCCGTGGCCAGGTGGTTTACGGCGAGTTGGCCAACGGCAAATAA
- a CDS encoding nitroreductase family protein — MNTLDAIRQRRATKQFDTQHAMTFEEKKALLTIALQGAPSAFNLQHWRPLLIEDRAQREKIREAAWGQAQVTDASMLVVLCGDLSSWESQVKNVWAEAAEPVQQFMIPAVDQYYRGKPQVQRDEVMRSSGIFAQTLMLAAKAQGYDSCPMDGFDFDAVGEIINKPAHYQIALMVAIGKAAGQPYPRIGKLPFDEVVKTDRF; from the coding sequence ATGAATACGTTAGATGCGATCCGCCAGCGCCGCGCCACCAAGCAGTTCGATACGCAGCACGCGATGACGTTCGAAGAGAAAAAAGCGTTGCTGACCATCGCGCTGCAGGGGGCGCCCAGCGCTTTCAACCTGCAGCATTGGCGCCCGCTGCTGATCGAAGATCGCGCGCAGCGCGAGAAAATTCGCGAGGCGGCGTGGGGGCAGGCGCAGGTGACCGACGCGTCGATGCTGGTCGTGCTGTGCGGCGATCTGTCGAGCTGGGAATCACAGGTAAAAAACGTCTGGGCCGAAGCGGCGGAGCCGGTACAACAGTTTATGATCCCGGCCGTCGATCAGTACTATCGCGGCAAGCCGCAGGTGCAGCGCGACGAAGTCATGCGCAGCAGCGGCATTTTCGCCCAGACGCTGATGCTGGCGGCCAAGGCTCAAGGCTACGACTCTTGCCCGATGGACGGTTTTGATTTCGACGCCGTGGGTGAGATTATCAATAAACCGGCGCATTATCAGATCGCACTGATGGTCGCCATCGGCAAGGCGGCGGGGCAACCTTATCCGCGCATCGGCAAGCTGCCGTTCGACGAGGTGGTGAAAACCGACCGCTTCTGA
- a CDS encoding IclR family transcriptional regulator, which yields MSNDADNSGSQVIARAATLLRALEIQPKGMTISQLSRETGLPRTTVHRLVTSLESQQLLITGSGGVQLGPALARLAASAHTDVITLARPAMETLGRRTRETVDLCVYRGSHAVSVGQFVSDQELRVVSAVGTAFPCHCTAHGKAILAELPDEKIADLLGGQPDVRTDNTLRTVSSILEDIRETRIRRYAIDREEHARGVCGVGVYLNIGVNELYAISIAVPAMRFEEKFDHLLGSLMQCKAEIEAMLA from the coding sequence ATGAGTAATGACGCGGATAACAGCGGCTCACAGGTAATTGCCCGGGCCGCCACCCTGTTACGGGCGCTGGAAATTCAACCGAAGGGCATGACCATCTCTCAATTATCCCGGGAAACGGGGTTGCCGCGCACCACCGTACACCGTTTGGTCACCTCGCTTGAATCGCAACAGCTGCTCATCACCGGCAGCGGCGGCGTTCAATTAGGGCCGGCGCTCGCCCGTCTGGCGGCCTCCGCGCATACGGATGTGATCACCCTGGCAAGACCGGCGATGGAAACGCTGGGCCGTCGCACCCGTGAAACCGTCGATTTGTGTGTCTACCGCGGCAGCCACGCGGTATCGGTGGGCCAGTTTGTTTCCGATCAGGAACTTCGCGTCGTATCAGCCGTTGGCACCGCCTTTCCGTGCCACTGCACGGCGCATGGCAAAGCCATTCTGGCCGAGCTGCCTGACGAAAAAATTGCGGATCTGCTCGGCGGCCAGCCGGATGTCAGAACGGATAACACCCTCAGAACCGTCTCATCCATACTGGAGGACATTCGGGAGACCAGGATCCGTCGTTACGCCATCGATCGCGAAGAGCACGCTCGCGGCGTCTGCGGCGTCGGCGTTTACCTCAATATCGGCGTCAACGAGCTTTACGCCATATCCATTGCGGTTCCAGCCATGCGTTTCGAGGAAAAGTTTGACCATCTGCTCGGTTCGCTGATGCAGTGCAAAGCGGAAATCGAAGCGATGCTGGCATAA
- a CDS encoding LysR substrate-binding domain-containing protein, which yields MLKHWPPLNALRGFEAAARLGSFHQAAEELHLTQSAISQQIRSLEAFLEQPLFFRTGRSVTLTDAGQDLFSTAQVMLQQLAVGIRRLDQYRKPNQLIVNTTPAFARHWLTPRLGEFNQRHPQVDLWLFTSFEPPDMATDSVDLAIRDDLSAQADCSFKVLCSDRLYPACHPSLLTLTAEQRVTLHGEREMDWSHWTVAGGAHVGQRDSGLNFSDPGLLLDAACQGLGIALVSQLLAQHARDAGLLQPLTQQRVRGANWAWLLHRDSEHNPLARQFCQWLLSALPAGA from the coding sequence ATGTTAAAACACTGGCCCCCTCTGAACGCCCTGCGCGGTTTTGAAGCGGCGGCGCGTCTGGGCAGTTTTCATCAGGCCGCCGAAGAGCTGCACCTTACCCAGTCGGCGATCAGCCAGCAAATCCGCAGCCTTGAGGCATTTTTGGAACAGCCTCTGTTCTTTCGCACCGGCCGCAGCGTAACGCTGACCGACGCCGGCCAGGATCTGTTCAGCACCGCGCAGGTGATGCTGCAACAGCTGGCCGTCGGCATTCGCCGTCTGGATCAGTACCGCAAACCCAATCAGCTGATCGTCAACACTACGCCGGCCTTTGCCCGTCACTGGCTGACGCCGCGGCTGGGCGAGTTCAATCAGCGGCATCCGCAGGTCGATCTGTGGCTGTTCACCAGCTTCGAACCGCCGGATATGGCGACGGACAGCGTCGATCTGGCGATCCGCGACGATCTCAGCGCGCAGGCGGACTGCTCCTTTAAGGTTCTCTGCTCCGACCGGCTTTATCCCGCCTGCCATCCCAGCCTATTGACGCTGACGGCGGAGCAGCGCGTCACCCTGCACGGCGAACGCGAGATGGACTGGAGCCACTGGACGGTGGCGGGCGGCGCGCACGTCGGTCAGCGCGATAGCGGGCTGAACTTCTCCGATCCCGGCCTGCTGCTGGACGCCGCTTGCCAGGGATTGGGCATCGCATTGGTCAGCCAGCTGCTGGCGCAGCACGCGCGCGACGCCGGGCTGCTGCAACCGTTAACCCAACAGCGGGTGCGCGGCGCCAACTGGGCGTGGCTGCTGCACCGCGACAGCGAACACAACCCGCTCGCCCGACAGTTCTGCCAGTGGCTGTTGTCGGCCCTGCCTGCCGGCGCATAA
- a CDS encoding DMT family transporter: MKAKTRGAAQMILAMMISGTVGWPVLVLGQPPATVVFWRCAFGSMAMLATCAALGQLKQGAINRRQLAFAILGGIALVLNWTLLFAAYAHASIAVATVTYHVQPFMLVALGALLFGEKLTINQLGWLVLAFAGMVLMVTGRQSGGDSGDYLLGVALALGAALMYAIAAAIVKQLAALPPQLIVLIQLTVGALAMAPFAGLAHLPAEPTDWLLLATIGLVHTGVMSTLLYGAIQKIPTSLVGTLSFIYPAVAIVVDWAVFGHRLSLLQLLGTLAILGAAAGMMFNKRPFTHRPGPLINGSRTRHRDAENK; the protein is encoded by the coding sequence ATGAAAGCGAAAACGCGCGGCGCGGCACAAATGATCCTCGCCATGATGATTTCTGGCACCGTCGGTTGGCCGGTGCTGGTGTTAGGGCAGCCGCCCGCCACGGTGGTATTTTGGCGCTGCGCGTTTGGCTCGATGGCGATGCTGGCCACCTGCGCCGCGCTCGGCCAGTTAAAACAGGGTGCGATCAACCGGCGACAGCTGGCCTTCGCCATCCTGGGCGGCATCGCGCTGGTGCTCAATTGGACGCTGCTGTTTGCCGCCTATGCGCATGCTTCGATCGCCGTCGCCACCGTCACCTACCATGTGCAACCGTTCATGTTGGTGGCGCTGGGGGCGTTGCTGTTCGGCGAAAAGCTGACGATCAATCAGTTGGGCTGGCTTGTGCTGGCGTTTGCGGGGATGGTGCTGATGGTCACCGGCCGGCAAAGCGGCGGCGACAGCGGTGATTACCTGCTCGGCGTGGCGCTGGCGCTGGGCGCGGCCCTGATGTACGCCATTGCGGCGGCGATTGTCAAACAGCTGGCCGCGCTGCCGCCGCAGCTGATCGTGTTGATTCAGTTGACCGTCGGCGCCTTGGCGATGGCGCCGTTCGCCGGTCTGGCCCACCTTCCCGCAGAACCGACCGATTGGCTGCTGCTGGCGACCATCGGACTGGTGCATACCGGGGTTATGTCCACGTTGCTCTACGGCGCTATCCAGAAAATCCCCACCTCTCTGGTCGGCACCCTGTCGTTTATCTACCCGGCGGTGGCGATCGTGGTGGACTGGGCGGTGTTCGGCCATCGCCTCAGCCTGCTGCAGCTGCTGGGTACGCTGGCCATTCTCGGCGCGGCGGCGGGCATGATGTTCAATAAACGTCCATTCACCCACAGACCTGGCCCCCTCATTAACGGCAGCCGAACCCGTCATCGTGACGCAGAAAATAAGTGA
- a CDS encoding FdhF/YdeP family oxidoreductase, producing MAKRRAVPGVHPYDGPAGGWGALKATAIAVRTQMDTFEAPVTLMRTNQPDGFDCPGCAWPDKEHRSTFQFCENGAKAVTWEATSKRVTPEFLAQNTVASLLQKTDYQLEDYGRLTTPLFYDAGTDTLRPLAWDEAFQRIAAVLQTLPPEQVEFYTSGRASNEAAYLFQLFAREFGSNNFPDCSNMCHEPTSVGLPQSIGIGKGTVSLDDFDSAELVISIGHNPGTNHPRMMGTLHELARKKVPIIVFNPLRERALERFTDPQNVIEMATYSSTPIASTYYQVKAGGDAAALKGIAKALLQLDETQGNAVDHAFIAQHTEGFAAFAADLAATRWEAIEAESGLARQDLEQVAAAYAKSNATIVTYGMGITQHNKGTANVRLIADLLLLRGNIGKPGAGICPLRGHSNVQGNRTVGITEKPSAEFLAKLETVFGFTPPKAHGHDAVKCMQAMIDGASKALICLGGNFAVALPDPEQSFPAMKALELSVHIGTKLNRSHLLVAKETLILPCLGRTELDLQAGGRQSVTVEDSMSMVHASSGKLKPASEWLRSEPAIVAGMAKAVMPASKVPWDELIEDYDVIRDLIEKTIPGFDDYNARIRQPGGFRMPLPPTERQWPTATGKAMFSVFSGLHEDQIAAEQDTLRLITLRSHDQYNTTIYALDDRYRGVFGRRDVLFMNDSDLQRLGLEHGDVVDLETALPGCTQRLEGITVIAYNISAGSVGAYYPEANVLVPLHYIDEESGTPSYKSVPIRVKLRSKEVRAVDIA from the coding sequence ATGGCGAAAAGACGAGCAGTACCCGGTGTTCATCCCTACGATGGGCCCGCCGGCGGTTGGGGCGCGCTGAAAGCGACGGCCATCGCCGTGCGCACGCAGATGGATACCTTCGAGGCGCCGGTGACGCTGATGCGCACCAATCAACCCGACGGGTTTGATTGCCCGGGATGCGCATGGCCGGATAAAGAACATCGCTCCACCTTCCAGTTTTGCGAGAACGGCGCCAAAGCCGTGACCTGGGAAGCGACCAGCAAACGGGTGACGCCCGAGTTTCTGGCGCAAAATACCGTGGCGTCACTGCTGCAGAAAACCGATTACCAGTTGGAAGACTATGGCCGGCTGACCACGCCCCTGTTTTATGACGCCGGCACGGACACCCTGCGCCCGCTGGCCTGGGACGAGGCGTTCCAACGCATCGCCGCCGTTTTGCAGACGCTGCCGCCGGAACAGGTGGAATTTTATACCTCCGGCCGGGCGTCCAATGAGGCGGCCTACCTGTTCCAGCTGTTTGCGCGCGAATTTGGCAGCAATAACTTTCCCGACTGCTCCAACATGTGCCATGAACCGACCAGCGTTGGCCTGCCGCAGTCGATCGGCATCGGCAAAGGCACCGTCTCGCTGGACGACTTTGACAGCGCGGAGCTGGTTATCTCCATCGGCCACAATCCGGGCACCAATCACCCGCGCATGATGGGCACGCTGCATGAGCTGGCGCGTAAAAAGGTGCCGATCATCGTGTTTAATCCGCTGCGCGAGCGGGCGCTCGAGCGCTTCACCGATCCACAAAACGTCATCGAAATGGCGACCTACAGTTCGACGCCTATCGCGTCAACCTACTATCAGGTTAAAGCCGGCGGCGACGCCGCGGCGCTCAAAGGCATCGCCAAAGCGCTACTGCAGCTGGATGAAACACAAGGCAATGCCGTGGATCACGCTTTCATCGCCCAGCACACGGAAGGGTTTGCGGCTTTCGCCGCCGATCTGGCGGCCACCCGCTGGGAAGCCATCGAGGCGGAGAGCGGCCTGGCGCGCCAGGATCTGGAACAGGTGGCCGCCGCCTACGCAAAATCCAACGCCACCATTGTCACCTACGGCATGGGCATTACGCAGCACAATAAAGGGACGGCCAACGTGCGCCTGATCGCCGACCTGCTGCTGCTGCGCGGCAACATCGGCAAACCGGGCGCCGGTATTTGCCCGCTGCGCGGCCACTCTAACGTGCAGGGCAACCGCACCGTCGGCATCACCGAAAAACCCTCGGCCGAATTTTTGGCGAAGCTGGAAACGGTGTTTGGCTTCACGCCGCCCAAAGCCCACGGTCACGACGCCGTGAAGTGCATGCAGGCGATGATCGACGGCGCTTCGAAGGCATTAATCTGCCTGGGCGGCAACTTCGCCGTGGCGCTGCCGGACCCCGAACAGAGCTTCCCGGCGATGAAGGCGCTGGAGTTAAGCGTGCATATCGGCACCAAACTCAATCGCAGCCATCTGTTGGTGGCGAAAGAAACCCTCATTCTGCCCTGCCTGGGCCGTACCGAGCTGGACCTGCAGGCCGGCGGACGGCAATCGGTGACGGTGGAGGATTCGATGTCGATGGTGCACGCGTCGTCCGGCAAATTAAAACCGGCGTCGGAATGGCTGCGTTCGGAACCCGCCATTGTGGCCGGCATGGCCAAAGCGGTGATGCCCGCCAGCAAAGTGCCCTGGGATGAGCTGATCGAAGATTACGACGTGATACGCGATCTGATCGAAAAAACCATACCGGGTTTCGACGATTACAACGCGCGCATTCGCCAACCGGGCGGTTTCCGCATGCCGTTGCCGCCGACCGAGCGCCAGTGGCCGACGGCGACGGGCAAAGCGATGTTTTCGGTGTTCAGCGGGCTGCACGAAGACCAGATTGCGGCGGAACAAGATACACTGCGGCTGATCACCCTGCGCAGCCACGATCAGTACAACACCACCATCTATGCTCTGGACGATCGCTACCGCGGGGTTTTCGGCCGGCGCGACGTGCTGTTCATGAATGACAGCGATCTGCAACGTTTGGGGTTGGAACATGGCGACGTGGTCGACCTGGAAACGGCGTTGCCCGGTTGCACTCAACGCCTGGAAGGCATCACGGTGATCGCCTACAACATCTCGGCCGGATCGGTCGGCGCCTATTATCCGGAGGCCAACGTGCTGGTGCCGTTGCATTACATCGATGAGGAAAGCGGCACGCCTTCGTACAAATCGGTGCCAATCCGGGTGAAATTGAGATCCAAAGAGGTGCGCGCGGTCGATATCGCCTAG
- the ggt gene encoding gamma-glutamyltransferase: MSAGLLKTIALSVTLVCSLPAAFAADLTAGAVAAPDQYGAKVAAQILQAGGNAVDAAVATAFTLAVTYPEAGNIGGGGFMTLYVDGKPYFLDYREVAPKAASKTMYLNEKGEVIENLSLVGSRAAGVPGTVLGLWEAHKRFGKLPWAELLTPAIGYARQGFQVADQQYQYREDANKLFAGKTNFGDYFGAMKPGTVFKQPELAATLERIAKSGADDFYRGETARLLVAQMQRDNGLIGAADLADYRVKWREPMRISWRGNTVYTAPLPSSGGIALAQLLGIKEDRAADFKGVPLNSARYIHLLAEIEKRVFADRADYLGDPDFTKVPEAQLIAPDYLQKRAAEINPTAISPTEQVRPGLETHQTTHFSIVDAAGNAVSNTYTLNWDFGSGVVVKGAGFLLNDEMDDFSAKPGVANAFGVVGSDANAIEPGKRMLSSMSPTIITRDGDVSLVIGTPGGSRIFTSIFQVINNLYDYHLPLAQAVAAQRVHHQLLPKDTLYYDSFAPLTGKPADELKAMGYTLEDQGWNMGDIQVIRIDGRTPETASDPRGRGVGLVVKK, translated from the coding sequence ATGTCTGCCGGTTTATTGAAAACGATAGCTCTGAGCGTGACCCTTGTTTGCTCCCTTCCCGCCGCCTTTGCCGCCGATCTGACCGCCGGCGCGGTCGCCGCTCCGGATCAGTATGGCGCAAAAGTCGCCGCGCAAATTCTGCAGGCCGGCGGCAACGCGGTCGATGCGGCGGTCGCCACCGCCTTTACCCTCGCGGTGACCTACCCTGAAGCCGGCAATATCGGCGGCGGCGGCTTTATGACGCTGTACGTCGACGGCAAGCCCTATTTTCTCGACTACCGCGAAGTGGCGCCCAAGGCCGCCAGCAAGACCATGTATCTGAACGAGAAAGGAGAAGTGATCGAAAATCTCAGCCTGGTGGGCAGCCGCGCCGCCGGCGTGCCGGGCACCGTGCTGGGGTTGTGGGAAGCCCATAAACGCTTCGGCAAACTGCCCTGGGCCGAGCTGCTGACGCCGGCGATCGGTTACGCCAGGCAAGGTTTTCAGGTGGCGGATCAGCAGTATCAGTACCGTGAAGACGCCAACAAGCTGTTCGCCGGTAAAACCAACTTCGGCGACTATTTCGGCGCCATGAAACCCGGCACGGTGTTCAAACAGCCGGAGCTGGCTGCCACTCTCGAGCGCATCGCCAAATCGGGCGCCGACGATTTTTATCGCGGCGAAACTGCCCGCCTGCTGGTGGCGCAAATGCAGCGCGACAACGGGCTGATCGGCGCGGCGGATCTGGCCGATTATCGAGTGAAATGGCGTGAACCGATGCGCATCAGCTGGCGCGGCAACACCGTGTATACCGCCCCGCTGCCCAGCTCCGGCGGCATTGCGCTGGCGCAACTGCTGGGGATAAAAGAAGATCGCGCCGCTGACTTCAAGGGCGTGCCGCTGAACTCGGCGCGCTATATCCACCTGCTGGCGGAGATCGAAAAACGCGTGTTCGCCGATCGCGCTGACTACCTCGGCGATCCGGATTTCACTAAAGTGCCGGAAGCGCAGCTGATCGCCCCCGACTACCTGCAAAAACGCGCCGCCGAGATCAACCCGACGGCGATCTCGCCGACCGAGCAGGTGCGGCCGGGGCTGGAAACCCACCAAACCACCCATTTCTCGATCGTCGATGCCGCCGGCAACGCCGTCAGCAACACCTATACGCTCAACTGGGACTTCGGCAGCGGCGTGGTGGTCAAAGGCGCCGGCTTCCTGCTCAACGACGAGATGGATGACTTCAGCGCCAAACCGGGCGTCGCCAATGCCTTTGGCGTGGTGGGCAGCGACGCCAACGCCATCGAGCCGGGCAAACGCATGCTCTCCTCAATGAGCCCGACCATCATCACGCGCGACGGCGACGTCAGCCTGGTGATCGGCACCCCGGGCGGTTCGCGCATCTTCACTTCGATCTTCCAGGTGATCAATAACCTCTACGATTACCACCTGCCGCTGGCACAGGCGGTCGCCGCCCAGCGCGTGCACCATCAGCTGCTGCCGAAGGACACCCTGTACTACGACAGTTTCGCGCCGCTGACCGGCAAACCGGCAGACGAACTGAAAGCCATGGGCTACACCCTGGAAGATCAGGGCTGGAACATGGGCGATATTCAGGTCATCCGCATCGATGGCCGCACGCCGGAAACCGCCTCAGATCCGCGCGGCCGCGGCGTGGGCCTGGTGGTGAAAAAGTAA